From Paracoccus suum, the proteins below share one genomic window:
- the selA gene encoding L-seryl-tRNA(Sec) selenium transferase, producing the protein MEPGLRALPSVDQLLMAPDGQSLARHYGKALATGALRAALAELRSAIREGAPASAAPAAQVIATAEANLAAAALSPLRTVLNLTGTVLHTNLGRALLAEPAIAAATEAMRDPIALEYDLATGARGERDAHLRALLCELTGAEDATVVNNNAAAVLLALNTLGAGREAIVSRGELIEIGGAFRMPDIMARAGVQLREVGTTNRTHERDYRGALGPQTGLILKVHTSNYRIQGFTAEVSAPRLAALADEAGVPLLNDLGSGSLVDLGRWGLRREPTVAEAVAEGAHVVTFSGDKLLGGPQAGFIVGRREAITAINRNPMKRALRLDKIRIAALYATLRLYLDPDRLTERLPVLAMLSRSQAEIAAQAEALLGRANDALGASGITASVISCDSQVGSGALPTDLIASAALALAPPSTDGAAPDRLAARLRSGGQPVIGRVRDGAVILDLRCLRPGDEPALLSAIAEAVR; encoded by the coding sequence ATGGAGCCGGGGCTACGCGCGCTGCCCTCGGTGGACCAGTTGCTCATGGCTCCCGACGGACAATCTTTGGCGCGACACTACGGCAAGGCGCTGGCAACCGGCGCCCTGCGCGCCGCACTGGCGGAGCTGCGCAGCGCCATCCGCGAGGGCGCACCCGCCTCGGCCGCCCCAGCAGCGCAGGTCATCGCGACCGCCGAGGCCAATCTGGCCGCCGCCGCCCTCAGCCCCCTGCGCACGGTGCTCAACCTGACTGGCACGGTCCTGCACACCAACCTCGGCCGCGCCCTGCTGGCAGAGCCTGCCATCGCCGCCGCGACCGAGGCGATGCGCGATCCCATCGCGCTGGAATACGACCTTGCGACCGGCGCACGGGGCGAGCGCGACGCCCACCTGCGCGCCTTGCTGTGCGAGCTGACCGGGGCCGAGGACGCCACGGTCGTCAACAACAACGCCGCCGCCGTGTTGCTGGCGCTGAATACCCTCGGGGCTGGCCGCGAGGCCATCGTTTCGCGCGGCGAGCTGATAGAGATCGGCGGCGCCTTCCGCATGCCTGACATCATGGCGCGCGCCGGCGTCCAACTGCGCGAGGTCGGCACGACCAACCGCACGCATGAGCGTGATTATCGCGGTGCCCTCGGGCCCCAAACCGGCCTGATCCTCAAGGTCCATACCTCAAACTACCGCATCCAGGGGTTCACCGCCGAGGTTTCAGCCCCGCGCCTCGCGGCACTGGCTGACGAGGCCGGCGTGCCCTTGCTCAACGACCTCGGCTCAGGCTCGCTGGTCGATCTGGGCCGCTGGGGCCTGCGGCGCGAGCCGACCGTCGCTGAGGCAGTTGCCGAGGGTGCCCATGTCGTGACGTTCTCTGGCGACAAGCTGCTGGGCGGCCCGCAAGCCGGCTTTATCGTCGGACGGCGCGAGGCGATCACGGCCATCAACCGCAACCCGATGAAGCGCGCACTGCGCCTCGACAAGATCCGCATCGCGGCGCTGTACGCGACACTGCGCCTGTATCTCGACCCGGACCGCCTGACGGAGCGGCTGCCGGTTCTCGCCATGTTGAGCCGTTCGCAAGCCGAGATTGCCGCACAGGCCGAGGCGCTGCTGGGTCGGGCCAACGACGCCTTGGGCGCATCTGGCATCACGGCTTCTGTAATTTCATGCGACAGCCAGGTCGGTTCGGGTGCGCTGCCGACTGACCTGATCGCGTCGGCCGCCTTGGCGCTGGCACCGCCCTCAACTGACGGCGCGGCCCCTGATCGTCTGGCAGCCAGGCTGCGCAGCGGCGGGCAGCCGGTAATCGGCCGGGTGCGGGATGGCGCCGTGATCCTCGATCTGCGCTGCCTGCGGCCCGGCGACGAACCGGCGCTGCTGTCGGCCATCGCCGAGGCGGTTCGGTGA
- the fdxH gene encoding formate dehydrogenase subunit beta, whose product MTTQPASGVAEQPTTAVSNPVVAPLGVGFDARDVVRISATMDVPAPERQLEKVAKLIDVSKCIGCKACQSACIEWNDTHPAIEENVGHYENPHDLTPEMFTLMRFNEWVNPETDNLEWLIRKDGCMHCEDPGCLKACPAPGAIVQYSNGIVDFITDNCIGCGYCITGCPFNIPRVSEVTHKSHKCTLCSDRVAVGQGPACAKACPTQAIVFGTKEDMVAHAEERVADLKSRGYDNAGIYDPAGVGGTHVFYVLQHADKPQIYNDLPSDPKIAASVEVWKGPAKTAGLAAIALAAVGSAVMGLTTRANRVRLTDEREAEELVEVEHVVPAGKDSA is encoded by the coding sequence ATGACAACGCAACCCGCCAGCGGAGTCGCCGAACAACCCACCACTGCGGTATCCAATCCGGTCGTGGCGCCGCTGGGCGTCGGGTTCGATGCCCGCGACGTGGTCCGGATCTCGGCGACGATGGATGTGCCGGCGCCCGAACGGCAGCTGGAAAAGGTCGCCAAGCTAATCGACGTCAGCAAATGCATCGGCTGCAAGGCCTGCCAATCGGCCTGCATCGAGTGGAACGACACGCACCCCGCGATCGAGGAGAACGTCGGCCACTACGAGAATCCGCACGATCTGACACCGGAAATGTTCACCCTGATGCGCTTCAACGAATGGGTGAATCCGGAGACCGACAACCTCGAATGGCTGATCCGCAAGGACGGCTGCATGCATTGCGAGGATCCCGGTTGCCTCAAGGCCTGCCCGGCGCCCGGGGCGATCGTGCAGTATTCCAACGGCATCGTCGATTTCATCACCGACAACTGCATCGGCTGCGGCTACTGCATCACGGGGTGCCCGTTCAACATCCCGCGCGTCAGCGAGGTTACGCACAAGTCGCACAAGTGCACACTGTGCAGCGACCGGGTGGCTGTCGGGCAGGGCCCGGCTTGCGCCAAGGCGTGCCCGACGCAGGCCATCGTCTTTGGCACCAAGGAAGACATGGTCGCCCATGCCGAGGAACGGGTCGCCGACCTGAAATCGCGCGGCTACGACAACGCCGGCATCTATGATCCGGCCGGCGTCGGCGGCACGCATGTGTTCTATGTACTGCAACATGCCGACAAGCCGCAGATCTACAACGACCTGCCCTCCGATCCCAAGATCGCGGCCTCGGTCGAGGTCTGGAAAGGTCCGGCCAAGACGGCGGGCCTTGCCGCCATCGCGCTGGCTGCGGTCGGCAGCGCCGTCATGGGCCTGACCACCCGCGCCAACAGGGTCCGCCTGACCGACGAGCGTGAGGCCGAGGAGCTGGTCGAGGTCGAGCACGTCGTTCCCGCCGGAAAGGACAGCGCATGA
- a CDS encoding formate dehydrogenase subunit gamma, translated as MSGPRRKRQFSQSGDAIIAVAPEVEVSRYRGFTRVNHWITATALILLLLSGLALFHPALYFMTGLFGGGQTTRWIHPWIGIVLVLSFLILFAQLWRLNLLRREDIVWARNIRDVVTDNEERLPELGKYNLGQKFVFWAMFALILVLIATGIMIWQQYFGTLVSIPTRRLAMLIHSIAAVAIILVFILHVFAAFWTRGTIRAMTRGTVTGGWAWKHHRKWLREMARRQSRDPAD; from the coding sequence ATGAGCGGGCCCCGCCGCAAACGCCAGTTCTCTCAAAGCGGCGATGCCATCATCGCGGTCGCGCCGGAGGTCGAGGTCAGCCGCTATCGCGGCTTTACCCGCGTCAACCACTGGATCACTGCAACCGCGCTTATCCTGCTTCTGCTGTCCGGCCTCGCGCTGTTTCACCCGGCCCTTTACTTCATGACCGGGCTGTTCGGCGGGGGCCAGACGACGCGCTGGATCCATCCCTGGATCGGAATAGTGCTGGTCCTCAGCTTCCTCATCCTGTTCGCCCAACTCTGGCGGCTGAACCTGCTGCGGCGCGAGGACATCGTCTGGGCCCGCAACATCCGAGATGTCGTCACCGATAACGAGGAGCGGTTGCCGGAGTTGGGAAAATACAACCTCGGGCAAAAGTTCGTCTTCTGGGCGATGTTCGCCCTGATCCTGGTGCTGATTGCCACGGGAATCATGATCTGGCAGCAATATTTCGGCACGCTCGTCAGCATCCCCACCCGACGGCTGGCGATGCTGATCCACTCGATTGCCGCGGTGGCGATCATCCTGGTCTTCATCCTGCACGTCTTCGCAGCATTCTGGACCCGCGGTACCATCCGCGCCATGACGCGCGGAACCGTCACGGGCGGCTGGGCGTGGAAGCATCACCGCAAGTGGCTGCGCGAGATGGCTAGACGTCAGTCCCGCGATCCCGCAGACTAA
- a CDS encoding NepR family anti-sigma factor yields the protein MNTKREERKRAAIEKQIDENLRRVYEQDATQDVPDRFMTLLAQLREKE from the coding sequence ATGAACACCAAGCGAGAGGAGCGCAAGCGAGCGGCCATCGAGAAACAGATCGATGAAAACCTGAGGCGGGTCTACGAACAAGATGCTACGCAGGACGTGCCGGATCGCTTCATGACGCTGCTGGCGCAACTCCGCGAGAAGGAATGA
- the selB gene encoding selenocysteine-specific translation elongation factor, giving the protein MIVGTAGHIDHGKTALVLALTGTDTDRLAEEKARGITIALGFAYTDLGNGRITGFVDVPGHKRLVHAMVAGAGGINLGLLVVAADDGIMPQTREHLAILDLLGVPRLVVALTKADRVPAARITAVTAEINALLAPTSLTGAPALPVSALTGEGIAALRAILAAQDVAPPQQGRGFRLAVDRSFTLSGAGTVVTGTVHSGSIAAGASVVVSPTGLAARVRELRAENQAVATAVAGQRVALNLAGPAITREAIRRGDEIVDPSLHAPTARIDATLRLLASEIAPLRSGAQVHLHTATAEAVARVVPLGAAALPGGPAAWVQLVLDRPIATSWGRRYILRDASGQRTLGGGQFIDLRPPARKRATAARRAALMASLPPVPAEALSAQLELPGGSVDLDNFIRDRALTPGEGDAALQATATVTIGVAPQRLVLSAATIHSLRTAMSKRLQMFHVEHPDLPGIAAERLRLSLTPRLPASAFATLLKAEAARGALHLKGGFVALPSHAPTLTPPDEALFTRIAPALLGEGRFRPPRVRDFATELSEDEDNLRRILRLAARMGRVDQIARDHFFDRAVTSEMVQIARALSEAAPTGWFAAPAFRDQLRNGRKVAIEILDFFDRHRITYRRGDLRRINPLRADLFAAEQPSDDTTTRAPDGGESSPVGRPDFKSG; this is encoded by the coding sequence GTGATTGTCGGCACGGCCGGGCACATCGATCATGGCAAGACCGCCCTCGTGCTGGCGCTCACGGGCACCGACACCGACAGGCTTGCCGAGGAAAAGGCACGCGGCATCACCATCGCGCTGGGATTTGCCTATACCGACCTCGGCAATGGCCGCATCACCGGCTTTGTCGATGTGCCGGGCCACAAGCGGCTGGTCCACGCCATGGTGGCGGGTGCGGGCGGGATCAACCTCGGGCTGCTGGTGGTGGCCGCCGACGACGGCATCATGCCACAAACACGCGAGCATCTGGCGATCCTCGACTTGCTCGGCGTGCCGCGCCTGGTGGTGGCACTGACCAAGGCGGACCGGGTGCCTGCAGCCCGGATCACGGCGGTGACGGCCGAAATCAACGCGCTCCTAGCGCCGACCTCCCTGACGGGCGCGCCGGCACTGCCAGTTTCCGCCCTGACGGGCGAGGGTATTGCGGCGCTGCGGGCAATACTGGCGGCGCAGGATGTGGCGCCCCCTCAGCAGGGCCGCGGCTTCAGGCTCGCGGTCGATCGCAGCTTCACCCTCAGCGGGGCGGGAACGGTGGTCACCGGAACGGTGCATTCGGGCAGCATCGCGGCCGGCGCGAGCGTGGTGGTCAGCCCAACCGGCCTTGCCGCACGGGTGCGCGAGTTGCGGGCGGAGAACCAGGCAGTTGCAACGGCCGTGGCGGGGCAGCGAGTCGCACTGAACCTCGCCGGGCCGGCCATTACGCGCGAAGCCATCAGGCGTGGGGACGAAATCGTTGACCCGAGCCTCCACGCACCCACGGCGCGCATCGACGCCACGCTGCGGCTGCTCGCGTCCGAGATTGCGCCCCTCCGGAGCGGAGCGCAGGTGCATCTGCACACTGCCACGGCCGAGGCGGTCGCGCGGGTGGTCCCCCTGGGGGCCGCGGCGCTGCCGGGAGGCCCCGCCGCCTGGGTTCAGCTGGTCCTCGACCGGCCGATCGCCACGTCCTGGGGACGGCGATACATCCTGCGCGACGCCTCGGGCCAACGCACGCTCGGCGGGGGGCAATTCATCGACCTGCGCCCGCCGGCCAGAAAACGTGCGACGGCGGCCCGCCGCGCAGCTTTGATGGCGTCGCTCCCGCCAGTCCCGGCGGAGGCACTTTCGGCACAATTGGAGCTGCCCGGGGGTAGCGTCGATCTCGACAACTTTATCCGCGACCGCGCCCTGACGCCGGGCGAGGGCGACGCTGCGCTTCAGGCGACTGCCACGGTGACCATCGGCGTCGCGCCGCAGCGCCTCGTGCTATCGGCGGCAACGATCCACAGCCTACGGACAGCGATGTCAAAGCGGCTGCAAATGTTTCACGTGGAACATCCCGATCTGCCGGGCATCGCGGCAGAGCGTTTGCGCCTTTCCCTGACCCCACGCCTGCCAGCCTCTGCCTTTGCGACCTTGCTGAAGGCCGAGGCGGCCCGGGGAGCCCTCCACCTAAAGGGCGGCTTCGTTGCCCTGCCTAGCCACGCCCCCACGCTCACACCGCCCGACGAGGCCCTCTTCACCCGCATTGCGCCGGCCCTCCTCGGCGAGGGCCGCTTTCGCCCGCCCCGCGTGCGCGACTTCGCCACCGAATTGTCCGAGGACGAAGACAATCTTCGCCGCATCCTGCGCCTCGCTGCGCGCATGGGCCGCGTGGATCAGATTGCCCGCGACCACTTCTTCGACCGCGCCGTCACTTCAGAAATGGTCCAGATCGCGCGGGCCCTGTCAGAGGCCGCCCCGACCGGCTGGTTCGCTGCCCCGGCGTTTCGCGACCAGCTGCGCAATGGACGCAAGGTCGCGATCGAGATTCTGGATTTCTTTGATCGTCACCGGATAACCTACCGCAGGGGGGATTTGAGGCGCATCAATCCCCTGCGCGCCGATCTGTTTGCCGCAGAACAGCCCTCGGACGACACGACGACCCGGGCGCCCGATGGAGGAGAATCGTCCCCGGTGGGGCGGCCGGACTTCAAATCCGGTTGA
- the fdhE gene encoding formate dehydrogenase accessory protein FdhE, translated as MTQTATPITGGVPTPPFAFLPDPARIFAARASRCRALAPGHPASAYLSFLATLMDAQAELAGRLGPAQPPAHDRMAQLRGMGMPPIDRTALLDEPESEGALKGYLDLLRDAHLPPAAAQARDAVVAATPAERRDLRAAVLEDRVPTDAIAAYILAAAAAQVDLARRAAALGPEALEPVATGICPACGGRPAASVVTAGLETLEGSRYACCAACSSRWNEVRVKCLSCGSMKSMSYRGLEEAGDAPANDRTARASEPAIKAECCNECGTWLKVFYQLRLPGVEPIADDVASLGLDLRMADSRWRRAGANPFLAGY; from the coding sequence ATGACGCAAACTGCGACACCCATCACCGGCGGCGTCCCAACCCCGCCTTTTGCCTTCCTGCCGGACCCGGCGCGCATCTTCGCGGCTCGTGCCAGCCGATGCCGCGCCCTGGCTCCTGGGCATCCGGCCTCGGCCTATCTGTCCTTTCTTGCCACGCTGATGGACGCCCAGGCCGAACTGGCCGGGAGGCTCGGGCCAGCCCAGCCGCCAGCGCACGACAGGATGGCGCAGTTGCGCGGCATGGGAATGCCGCCAATCGATCGGACTGCTCTTTTGGACGAACCCGAGTCTGAGGGGGCCTTAAAGGGCTATCTCGACCTCTTGCGGGATGCCCACTTGCCGCCTGCTGCCGCACAGGCCCGCGATGCAGTCGTCGCGGCAACTCCGGCAGAGCGACGCGATTTGCGCGCTGCGGTCCTGGAGGATCGGGTGCCGACTGACGCAATCGCGGCCTATATCCTCGCCGCGGCCGCCGCGCAGGTCGATCTCGCGCGCCGCGCGGCAGCCCTCGGCCCCGAGGCGCTGGAGCCCGTCGCAACCGGAATCTGCCCAGCCTGCGGCGGCCGCCCGGCGGCATCCGTCGTGACCGCCGGTCTCGAGACGCTGGAGGGCAGCCGCTACGCCTGCTGCGCAGCCTGCAGCAGCCGCTGGAACGAGGTCCGGGTCAAATGCCTCAGCTGCGGGTCAATGAAATCAATGTCCTATCGCGGCCTCGAGGAAGCTGGGGACGCACCGGCTAACGACCGGACCGCGCGCGCCAGCGAGCCGGCGATCAAGGCCGAATGCTGCAACGAATGCGGCACATGGCTGAAGGTATTCTACCAACTGCGCCTGCCAGGGGTCGAACCGATCGCCGATGATGTTGCCAGCCTGGGACTGGACCTGCGCATGGCCGACAGCCGCTGGCGCAGGGCGGGGGCGAACCCGTTTCTTGCAGGCTACTGA
- the selD gene encoding selenide, water dikinase SelD: MSDTTIPTPRLTELAHGGGCGCKLAPSVLQQLLADQPLAAAFPQLLVGNETADDAAVWQIDAQTCVIATTDFFMPMVDDPRDFGRIAATNAISDIYAMGGRPIMALAILGMPVDRMPVAMIREILAGGASICAEAGIPIAGGHSIDAPEPIYGLAVIGLCAPKDLRRNHGAQPGDALILTKPLGVGVYSAAIKKQLLDADGLAAMIATTTTLNRIGTDLAREPAVHAMTDVTGFGILGHGLEMARGSDVQLVIDASRLPLLGEAATLAQRGLATGASGRNWTAYGAEVTLPDGMADWWKVLLTDPQTSGGLLLSVAAEDADAVLARVREAGHSAAAIIGRVAPGSGITVAV; encoded by the coding sequence ATGTCCGACACCACGATCCCCACGCCGCGCCTGACCGAGCTTGCCCATGGCGGCGGCTGCGGCTGCAAGCTGGCGCCTTCCGTGCTGCAACAATTGCTGGCCGATCAGCCGCTGGCCGCGGCCTTCCCGCAACTGCTGGTCGGCAACGAGACTGCCGACGATGCCGCCGTCTGGCAGATCGACGCGCAAACCTGCGTGATCGCGACGACCGATTTTTTCATGCCAATGGTCGACGATCCGCGCGATTTCGGCCGGATTGCCGCGACCAACGCCATCTCTGACATCTATGCGATGGGCGGCCGGCCGATCATGGCTTTGGCTATCCTGGGGATGCCGGTCGATCGCATGCCCGTCGCCATGATCCGCGAAATTCTCGCGGGCGGCGCGTCGATCTGCGCCGAGGCCGGCATTCCGATTGCCGGCGGCCACTCCATTGACGCGCCTGAACCTATTTATGGCCTCGCGGTAATCGGGCTCTGTGCGCCCAAGGACCTGCGCCGTAATCACGGCGCACAGCCGGGCGATGCATTGATCCTGACCAAACCGCTGGGCGTGGGGGTTTATTCGGCGGCGATCAAGAAGCAACTGCTGGACGCCGATGGCCTGGCCGCAATGATCGCCACGACGACCACGCTGAACCGGATTGGCACCGACCTTGCGCGCGAGCCGGCTGTCCATGCGATGACCGACGTGACCGGCTTTGGCATCCTCGGCCACGGGCTGGAGATGGCGCGGGGCAGCGACGTCCAGTTGGTGATCGACGCGAGCCGGCTGCCGCTGCTGGGTGAGGCTGCCACGCTCGCCCAACGGGGCCTCGCCACAGGGGCCTCGGGGCGCAACTGGACCGCCTATGGCGCCGAGGTGACTCTGCCGGACGGGATGGCCGATTGGTGGAAGGTGCTGTTGACTGATCCTCAGACCTCGGGCGGCCTGCTGCTGTCCGTGGCGGCTGAGGACGCGGATGCGGTCCTGGCGCGAGTTCGCGAGGCCGGCCACTCGGCTGCCGCGATCATCGGCCGCGTCGCGCCGGGCAGCGGCATCACCGTCGCCGTCTGA
- a CDS encoding response regulator: MSSDLAQSIGRELPYLRRYGRALTGSQQAGDSYAAATLEAILSDRSLMEGDNPRVALYRTFHAIWQSSGQPVAGDESDDRAARVQSHLTALTPNSREALLLRTIEELRYEQIAEIMGISQDEAEELVQIALTEMGRAIRGKVMIIEDETIIAMDIKGIVQAMGHEVTGVARTHSAAIQLAGERRPDLILADIQLADGSSGVDAVNELLGAMGDIPVIFITAFPERLLTGDRPEPAFLISKPYTEEQVRSAVSQAMFFASSEGIEAA, from the coding sequence ATGTCTTCCGATCTCGCACAGTCCATCGGACGCGAACTGCCCTACCTACGCCGGTATGGGCGCGCCCTCACAGGAAGCCAGCAGGCCGGCGATAGCTACGCCGCGGCGACCCTGGAGGCGATCCTCAGCGACCGCTCGCTGATGGAGGGTGACAATCCGCGTGTGGCACTTTACCGCACGTTTCACGCCATCTGGCAGTCCAGCGGCCAGCCGGTCGCCGGTGACGAAAGCGACGACCGCGCCGCACGCGTGCAATCGCACCTGACGGCGCTGACCCCGAATTCGCGCGAAGCCCTGTTGCTGCGCACCATCGAAGAACTGCGCTACGAACAGATCGCCGAGATCATGGGCATCAGCCAGGACGAAGCCGAGGAACTGGTCCAGATCGCCTTGACCGAGATGGGCCGGGCGATCCGCGGCAAGGTCATGATCATCGAGGACGAGACGATCATTGCCATGGATATTAAGGGCATCGTTCAGGCCATGGGCCACGAGGTGACTGGCGTCGCCCGGACCCACAGCGCCGCGATCCAGTTGGCAGGCGAGCGTCGGCCGGACCTGATCCTCGCCGATATCCAGCTGGCCGACGGCAGCTCGGGCGTCGATGCGGTGAATGAGTTGCTGGGCGCGATGGGCGATATCCCGGTAATCTTCATCACCGCCTTCCCGGAGCGCCTGTTGACCGGCGACCGCCCGGAGCCGGCGTTCCTGATCAGCAAGCCCTATACCGAAGAGCAGGTCCGCTCGGCCGTCAGCCAGGCGATGTTCTTTGCATCGAGCGAAGGGATCGAGGCGGCCTGA